From Saprospiraceae bacterium, one genomic window encodes:
- a CDS encoding NAD(P)-dependent alcohol dehydrogenase has translation MKAIVYTKYGPPEVAQLTEIDMPVPKDDELLIEVYASTVNRTDCGFRSAEYFIVRFFSGLIVPKNKVLGCEFAGEVVGMGKNVGRYKKGDRVFGFNEVNFGGHAEYLTAKENGPIALIPEGWTFEEAAPLTEGVHYAYSNIKAAGIQKGQRVLINGGTGAIGSAAIQLLKSMGVEVTAVCHSKDINLVSSLGAEKVIDYTKEDFTKLDILFDVVFDAVGKSSFGKCKAILKDKGIYMSTELGKMSQNPFLALITPWLGAKKVLFPLPTITQKDVLYFRELAMAGKLKPVIDRKYPMERIVEAYRYVETGQKVGNVLLTIKA, from the coding sequence ATGAAAGCCATCGTTTATACAAAGTACGGTCCTCCTGAAGTGGCACAATTAACAGAGATTGATATGCCTGTTCCCAAGGACGACGAATTACTCATTGAGGTCTATGCTTCAACCGTCAACAGGACCGATTGCGGATTTAGGTCTGCAGAATATTTTATTGTGCGTTTTTTTAGCGGACTTATTGTCCCAAAAAACAAAGTTCTCGGATGCGAATTTGCCGGCGAAGTAGTTGGAATGGGAAAAAACGTTGGACGTTATAAAAAAGGAGATCGGGTATTTGGTTTTAATGAAGTCAACTTTGGTGGACATGCTGAATATCTGACTGCAAAAGAGAACGGACCCATTGCTTTGATTCCTGAAGGCTGGACTTTTGAAGAGGCAGCTCCATTGACGGAAGGAGTACATTACGCTTATAGCAATATAAAGGCTGCTGGCATTCAGAAAGGTCAGAGAGTGTTGATAAACGGAGGTACTGGTGCGATTGGCTCTGCGGCCATCCAATTGCTTAAAAGCATGGGAGTGGAAGTGACGGCAGTTTGTCATTCCAAAGACATAAATCTTGTTAGCTCACTTGGAGCAGAGAAAGTCATTGATTACACCAAAGAAGATTTTACAAAACTGGATATTTTGTTTGATGTTGTTTTTGATGCTGTAGGCAAAAGTTCCTTTGGAAAATGCAAAGCAATATTAAAGGACAAGGGAATTTATATGTCCACCGAACTGGGTAAGATGTCTCAGAATCCTTTTCTGGCTTTGATTACACCCTGGTTGGGAGCTAAGAAAGTACTGTTTCCGCTTCCTACGATTACTCAGAAGGACGTTCTTTATTTTAGAGAATTGGCGATGGCAGGGAAATTAAAACCTGTTATTGACCGGAAATACCCTATGGAACGAATCGTTGAGGCCTACCGCTATGTAGAGACAGGCCAAAAAGTAGGAAATGTGCTTTTAACCATTAAAGCGTAG
- a CDS encoding glycosyltransferase, producing the protein MGHQVCYFVKKGSVCDFAPLVELDETRSIISQIEGPFDVLHFHFTPDDIDKLQNPFVITIHGNSSNQDVLNINSIFVSADHAQRHSSDSFVYNGLDWSEYTKPNLSIQRKYFHFLGNAAWRVKNVKGAINTILRTKTEQLKVLGGVRFNFRMGIRFTLSKKVQFYGMVGGYQKDQLVNASKGLIFPVRWHEPFGLAVIESLYYGCPVFGTPYGALPELVHPDVGYLSNVESDMVDALLHAGNFDPKVCHEYAASEFNSHKMAKNYLEKYGLVLAGKALNPTAPHLKQIPAQKFLDWNIE; encoded by the coding sequence ATGGGTCATCAGGTATGTTACTTTGTTAAAAAAGGATCTGTATGTGATTTTGCACCATTGGTAGAACTGGATGAAACGAGGAGCATCATTTCTCAGATCGAAGGACCTTTTGATGTACTTCATTTTCATTTTACTCCGGATGACATAGATAAACTACAAAATCCATTTGTAATCACCATTCATGGCAATTCAAGCAATCAAGATGTCTTGAACATAAATAGTATATTTGTTTCTGCCGATCACGCCCAACGACATTCCAGTGATTCCTTTGTGTACAATGGCCTTGACTGGTCAGAGTACACGAAGCCCAATCTGTCTATACAAAGGAAGTATTTTCATTTTTTGGGAAATGCTGCCTGGCGGGTTAAAAATGTAAAAGGAGCCATCAATACCATTCTTCGCACAAAAACTGAACAATTGAAAGTACTTGGAGGAGTCCGATTTAATTTTAGAATGGGAATCAGATTTACCCTCTCAAAGAAAGTTCAGTTTTACGGAATGGTGGGTGGTTACCAAAAAGACCAATTGGTCAATGCATCAAAGGGTTTGATTTTTCCGGTGCGCTGGCATGAACCTTTTGGATTGGCGGTCATCGAAAGTCTGTATTATGGATGTCCTGTTTTTGGCACGCCCTATGGAGCATTGCCGGAGTTGGTGCATCCGGATGTAGGATATTTAAGCAATGTAGAAAGTGATATGGTGGATGCTTTGTTACATGCAGGGAATTTTGATCCAAAAGTTTGTCATGAATATGCAGCCAGCGAATTTAACAGCCACAAGATGGCCAAGAACTATCTTGAAAAGTACGGGCTGGTTCTTGCAGGAAAAGCACTCAATCCAACAGCTCCTCATCTTAAGCAAATACCAGCGCAAAAATTTCTCGATTGGAATATTGAATAA
- a CDS encoding YtxH domain-containing protein, translated as MSKSNILIGVIAGVALGALLGVLFAPTKGSKTRKKISKKALETSEDLKLRLEDLLDIISETLDNKKTETPKDEMQ; from the coding sequence ATGAGTAAATCAAATATTTTAATCGGAGTCATTGCTGGAGTGGCGCTTGGTGCTCTATTGGGAGTTTTATTTGCACCCACCAAGGGATCAAAAACAAGGAAAAAAATTTCCAAAAAAGCTTTAGAAACAAGTGAAGATCTCAAGCTCAGATTGGAAGATCTCTTGGACATCATTTCGGAAACTCTGGATAACAAAAAAACAGAAACTCCAAAAGATGAAATGCAATAA
- a CDS encoding pirin family protein yields MVQANVKKPIREIKPMGFNWDTLDPFLFCVHHEDFFPKGNDELGPAVSLKGRPLGDDFIIKDGFRMYHGKKVPGFPGHPHRGFETVTVVRKGLVDHADSMGASGRYGEGDVQWMTAGKGVQHSEMFPLIKKDEENPLELFQIWLNLPRKNKMVEPHFKMLWGSSIPKLKMEDQQGKSMEIEVMAGQLNGLSAPAPPPDSWAADPSNEVAIFNIRLEPGSSFTLPAASEGINRTIYFYSGEHLHASGIPIPKYHLAVVEPTLDLILSSGSTESKILMLQGRPINEPVIQYGPFVMNTKQEIQQAFDDFHNTKFGGWPWSRYDQVHDRSEGRFAKHADGKFEKGA; encoded by the coding sequence ATGGTACAAGCCAATGTTAAAAAGCCCATTCGGGAAATTAAACCCATGGGATTTAATTGGGATACTTTGGATCCCTTTCTGTTTTGTGTTCACCATGAGGATTTTTTTCCAAAAGGCAACGATGAACTTGGCCCTGCAGTTTCACTAAAAGGAAGACCGCTTGGTGACGATTTCATTATTAAGGACGGATTTCGTATGTACCATGGTAAGAAAGTACCAGGTTTTCCCGGACATCCGCATCGGGGATTTGAGACCGTGACCGTTGTCAGAAAAGGATTGGTCGATCACGCAGACAGCATGGGCGCATCAGGCAGATACGGTGAGGGTGACGTCCAATGGATGACTGCAGGGAAAGGAGTTCAACATTCAGAAATGTTTCCACTAATTAAAAAGGATGAAGAAAATCCCCTGGAATTGTTTCAGATCTGGCTCAATCTTCCAAGGAAAAATAAAATGGTGGAACCCCATTTCAAAATGTTGTGGGGTAGCAGCATTCCAAAATTGAAAATGGAAGACCAGCAGGGAAAATCAATGGAAATTGAAGTGATGGCTGGTCAACTAAATGGCCTGTCTGCCCCAGCACCTCCCCCTGATTCATGGGCGGCAGATCCTTCTAACGAAGTAGCCATTTTCAACATTCGATTGGAGCCTGGATCAAGCTTTACTTTACCGGCTGCTTCAGAAGGAATTAACCGCACGATTTATTTTTATTCCGGTGAACACCTGCATGCAAGCGGAATCCCAATCCCAAAATATCATTTGGCGGTTGTAGAACCTACTTTGGATCTGATCCTAAGCAGCGGATCCACCGAATCAAAAATATTGATGTTGCAGGGAAGACCCATCAACGAACCTGTCATTCAGTATGGGCCATTTGTGATGAATACCAAACAGGAAATTCAACAGGCTTTTGATGATTTTCACAACACCAAGTTTGGTGGCTGGCCCTGGAGTCGGTATGATCAGGTACACGATCGCAGCGAAGGCAGATTTGCAAAACACGCAGACGGTAAATTTGAAAAAGGAGCATAG
- a CDS encoding right-handed parallel beta-helix repeat-containing protein — protein sequence MDFKKQGQTISFKVIILLILSGVFCSSCLKEPDYKSELSIRFSSDTLSFDTVFTTLGSTTLYIKIFNTSNEGIVLENLYLAGGSNSHFRLNLNGQTGRSFKNLQINSKDSIYLFCEVTIQPNDPLEISPFVILDSVIVENSGGTKTLILEAYGQNANYFPAKSHQRQVSGFDLEGATLVWNDPKPYVVYGVVFLDNGVLQIEAGTKIHFFGGLASYKNAEGGTVFYQDGRLIIGSNASIKVNGTQDNRVLITGARLEPIFQDLPGQWSGIALDKYSKGNTFKFADIRNSLQGLSMDSLSECEISNCVFSHQSFSGINALSAKLELNNCLFFDQGQQSISFQNGGQLQVAYTTFANFGNDESSVFVSNLYCADPPFCLDIRSNSLQAAFTNCIITGSNEDEFWMVRDELKLVPFNLSLVNCLFRSKELLSQRNYPDFITTYTEACILYQKTDSLFRKIEENDFRLDSLSVAENKAKPLSLLQLDLLGFPRDPVSPDLGCFEFEK from the coding sequence ATGGATTTTAAAAAGCAGGGGCAGACAATTAGTTTTAAAGTGATTATTTTATTGATTCTGAGTGGGGTATTTTGCTCCTCTTGCCTTAAAGAGCCCGACTATAAATCTGAATTGTCGATCCGTTTTTCTTCGGACACCCTTAGTTTTGATACCGTATTTACCACCCTCGGTTCAACGACGCTTTACATCAAAATCTTCAATACCAGCAATGAGGGAATAGTACTTGAAAATTTGTACCTTGCAGGGGGATCAAATTCCCACTTCAGGCTGAACTTAAATGGACAGACCGGCAGATCATTTAAAAACCTGCAAATTAATTCCAAAGACAGCATTTATCTTTTTTGTGAAGTCACCATCCAACCAAATGACCCACTGGAAATAAGTCCATTTGTGATTTTAGATTCTGTGATCGTAGAAAATTCAGGGGGGACAAAAACTTTAATACTTGAGGCGTATGGACAAAATGCCAATTATTTTCCTGCCAAATCCCATCAGCGGCAAGTTTCAGGGTTTGATCTGGAGGGTGCGACATTGGTTTGGAATGATCCAAAACCTTATGTGGTGTACGGAGTGGTTTTTTTGGACAACGGAGTGCTGCAGATTGAAGCTGGAACCAAAATTCATTTCTTTGGAGGACTGGCTTCTTATAAAAATGCAGAAGGAGGCACTGTTTTTTATCAGGATGGTCGTCTGATCATCGGATCCAATGCATCGATTAAAGTCAACGGAACACAAGATAACAGGGTATTAATCACCGGAGCTCGGCTCGAACCTATTTTTCAGGACTTACCCGGGCAATGGTCGGGTATTGCACTGGATAAATATTCAAAGGGCAATACCTTCAAATTTGCGGACATTCGAAATAGTTTGCAGGGGCTTTCTATGGACAGCCTTTCTGAATGCGAGATCAGCAATTGTGTATTTTCCCATCAATCCTTTTCCGGGATAAATGCCTTGAGTGCGAAATTGGAGTTAAACAATTGCTTGTTTTTTGATCAGGGTCAACAATCGATTTCGTTTCAGAACGGAGGACAATTGCAGGTTGCATATACCACTTTTGCCAATTTCGGAAACGACGAATCATCGGTGTTTGTTTCGAATCTTTATTGTGCAGATCCACCATTTTGCCTGGACATTCGGTCCAATTCTTTGCAGGCAGCTTTTACCAACTGTATCATTACAGGATCCAATGAAGATGAGTTTTGGATGGTTCGTGATGAACTAAAATTGGTTCCATTTAATTTGAGCCTAGTGAATTGTTTGTTTAGATCGAAGGAACTTTTGTCACAAAGAAATTATCCAGACTTTATTACAACTTATACCGAAGCTTGCATCCTCTACCAAAAAACAGATAGCTTATTCAGAAAGATAGAGGAAAATGATTTTCGTTTGGATAGTCTTTCCGTCGCTGAAAATAAAGCCAAACCATTAAGCCTTTTACAATTGGATCTATTGGGTTTTCCGAGAGATCCAGTCAGCCCTGACCTGGGTTGTTTTGAATTTGAAAAATGA
- a CDS encoding CvpA family protein, with protein MIVDIVCLILVGTSFYLGYTKGIIKTVFGVLAILFALLATLKFSFVMINLLEKILDTDPRINIILGFALTFILVMIAIRMIGHGLEKVLETIHLNILNKVAGGVVAGFMTLVVFSSLIWFLDQVRLIGPQTKEQSIAYPVLEKMPELSKEVFSGLKPYFSEFWDKTQRAMDQVDDKI; from the coding sequence ATGATAGTCGATATTGTATGTCTTATATTGGTGGGAACCAGCTTTTATCTTGGATATACCAAGGGCATCATCAAAACTGTATTTGGTGTATTGGCCATCTTATTTGCATTATTGGCCACTTTGAAGTTTTCATTTGTGATGATTAATTTACTGGAAAAAATCTTGGATACAGACCCAAGAATCAATATCATATTGGGCTTTGCCCTCACGTTTATTTTGGTGATGATAGCGATTCGGATGATCGGTCACGGTCTGGAGAAAGTTCTTGAAACAATCCATCTCAATATTTTAAATAAGGTAGCAGGAGGAGTTGTTGCAGGATTTATGACGCTTGTTGTTTTCAGTTCATTGATTTGGTTTTTGGATCAGGTCAGATTAATCGGGCCTCAAACAAAGGAGCAGTCCATTGCTTATCCGGTACTTGAAAAAATGCCCGAACTGAGCAAAGAAGTATTTAGCGGCCTCAAACCCTATTTTAGTGAGTTTTGGGATAAGACGCAAAGAGCAATGGATCAGGTAGATGACAAAATATAA
- a CDS encoding DUF1003 domain-containing protein, producing the protein MKISAISKLAIPEGEEIYGKDIRQGILSMIKTFHPDFTEDDYISLQELNQFRRAYLSSLIIQEKGELEAIDRDVMDAIRNNSVLSENIHDDIEVGLSFGQKIADKIAVFGGSWTFIVSFFLFILTWIGVNGFLFYNRPFDPYPFILLNLLLSCLAAIQAPIIMMSQNRQEQKDRLRNEHDYKINLKAELEIKLLSEKIDHLLVHQNRKLLEIQELQTDYLEDLMKKLITK; encoded by the coding sequence ATGAAAATAAGCGCGATTAGTAAACTGGCAATACCTGAGGGTGAGGAAATCTATGGCAAGGATATCAGACAAGGTATTTTATCAATGATTAAAACCTTCCATCCGGATTTTACGGAAGATGATTATATTTCATTGCAGGAATTGAATCAATTTAGAAGAGCCTATCTTTCTTCCCTGATCATTCAGGAAAAGGGTGAGCTTGAAGCAATCGATCGGGATGTAATGGATGCTATCAGGAATAATTCGGTACTCTCAGAAAATATTCATGATGACATAGAGGTTGGACTTAGTTTCGGACAAAAGATCGCAGATAAAATTGCTGTATTTGGAGGAAGCTGGACCTTCATTGTTTCCTTCTTTCTTTTTATTTTGACATGGATTGGTGTCAATGGATTCCTTTTCTACAACAGGCCTTTTGACCCCTATCCATTCATTCTATTGAATTTATTGCTTTCTTGCCTCGCGGCGATTCAAGCTCCCATTATCATGATGAGTCAGAACAGACAAGAACAAAAGGACAGACTGAGGAATGAACATGATTATAAGATTAACTTAAAAGCTGAACTTGAGATTAAATTGCTCAGTGAAAAAATCGATCATCTTTTGGTTCATCAAAACAGAAAGCTTCTTGAGATCCAGGAATTGCAAACAGACTATTTGGAAGATCTTATGAAAAAATTAATCACGAAGTAA
- a CDS encoding gliding motility-associated C-terminal domain-containing protein yields MNLNKVLSLQIDLSLLWSYKRLMTKFLQSNLGKIRMSKILVPMWILWFTFSVINPNRIQAQCTGFDVDAGPDLIICDLTQDIQLQGSVNGSYTSLRWSPGTHLSNPDVLDPFLTTRVPGKYIYKLTAEGVSTNNLITNGNFEGGNSGFSSNYAYTFVNTTEGEYFVTPNPAAWNGGFSACGDHTSGGGNMLLLNGHPVANTNFWCQTIPTVAGRMYLFEFWHTSVVASNPGQLTIKINGATVGGTRAGGLCSWERFEYCFTATSSSTQICMSESSGIRGGNDFAVDDIALFEKCMDMDEVEIEIIDLKAKIDIVKRPKCFSEAFDLTAIGSSFGPDIRYEWSSDGGRILSQNGQQARGRGSGIYTVKVIYTNGAVSCETEASIEFEADEELFGFLLADKKLNCRLDSITLKVNMATGSGDYSYRWSPDSLILLGKNTESVLVNQATNYSVTVTDNFSGCSLEIQLAVTPDTLRPIASIVGDSMLNCLRTQVHLFAPSKDSLKYNFEWILPNQSRLQDSTQIISSFPGNYRLILTDTNNHCRDTAYWNVGLDTLNPRLELGPDLEIDCSNRQFSVTNLVSNSPGNYKFHWRFDTTSLPIENSLLPKVVDSAGKVSLRLINVNNGCESIDSLFITDRRDIPFVDAGPDTLINCRNSSVQLKADVDPRDSVQFTWTTMGGNILTGSFSDSILVNQKGWYFLQVFNPKNGCINSDSVFVDVDKVLPSVVLGPDQIFACKDSVLTIDASASTSDPEITYLWKTSNGLILSGNGTPQIQAGAPGLYWLILINEKTGCSDSAMINLMADQNKPVVSISPPDTLNCIQKMIQLHATAFSNNNNSLDIVWTGPVGSVIDPVDSLHPLISHSGIYYLLVTDQTNGCTSIASIEVRIDTLAPIATAGPDQVWNCSSSQVRLHGSGMASHFDLVYNWSTSDGLILSNPNLDSILVKGPGLFSFRVLDRRNGCIAIDQLELIPDLDTPVLNIVFPDTLTCLNTQVLLQANAMAHSGSAMYFWSTTNGNILSGANTPNAMVDKAGMYRIQITDSGNFCNTEKWVTVHEDKLIPQFQILKPQELNCSNASVQLIAQITAPLSGYNLNWFTLDGNLIRGVDSLISIADKVGKYYLKMTNRSNGCENIDSVDVFENLNVPVEILIDVDQPRCTGEPGSLSILQIVGGVGPFEYFLNGKAIQPPNIPALNTGWYNLTIRDVNGCDLRRDFEILNGSTIGIQLLPSVKINEGDQYSIKPVFSIPLDSISWIQWTPSEHLSCTSCPEPEIIGLKDEKRYTITFANHHGCTATASILIEIIKREVWVPNAFSPNGDGVNDGFYPVVTEDSYHLIRSMSIYDRWGALIFSKSNFPPNLPDEGWDGRFNGTPLMPGVYVYLIELEWKNGETQWLKGDIHLIR; encoded by the coding sequence ATGAATCTCAACAAAGTTTTGTCATTGCAAATTGATTTATCATTGCTTTGGAGTTATAAAAGGCTGATGACAAAATTTCTTCAGTCGAATTTGGGGAAAATTCGAATGAGCAAGATACTTGTTCCGATGTGGATTCTATGGTTTACTTTTTCTGTCATAAACCCAAATCGGATCCAGGCACAATGTACCGGTTTTGATGTTGATGCAGGTCCGGACCTGATCATTTGTGATTTGACCCAAGATATTCAGCTTCAGGGTTCTGTCAATGGTTCGTACACAAGCCTGCGTTGGTCTCCCGGCACTCACTTGAGCAATCCGGATGTTTTAGATCCATTTTTGACCACCAGAGTTCCTGGAAAATACATCTATAAGCTTACAGCAGAAGGAGTATCCACCAACAATCTTATTACCAATGGAAATTTCGAAGGCGGCAACTCGGGTTTCTCATCCAACTATGCTTATACCTTTGTCAATACTACGGAGGGGGAATATTTTGTTACGCCCAACCCTGCGGCATGGAATGGTGGGTTTAGTGCTTGTGGAGATCACACTTCAGGTGGAGGCAACATGCTCTTATTGAATGGACATCCTGTGGCCAATACGAATTTTTGGTGTCAGACCATTCCCACCGTAGCAGGAAGAATGTATCTGTTTGAATTTTGGCATACTTCAGTCGTCGCATCCAACCCTGGCCAGCTGACCATCAAAATAAATGGCGCCACCGTGGGTGGAACCAGAGCAGGAGGTCTGTGCAGCTGGGAGCGATTTGAATATTGCTTTACGGCGACTTCTTCATCTACACAAATATGCATGAGCGAATCCTCAGGAATTCGCGGAGGGAATGATTTTGCAGTGGATGATATTGCACTGTTTGAAAAGTGCATGGACATGGATGAAGTTGAAATTGAAATCATTGATCTTAAAGCAAAAATTGACATCGTCAAAAGACCCAAATGTTTTTCGGAAGCATTTGATTTAACGGCAATCGGATCTTCATTTGGCCCTGACATCCGATATGAATGGTCTTCTGACGGTGGCAGGATTTTATCGCAGAATGGCCAACAGGCTCGAGGCAGAGGTTCCGGAATTTATACGGTTAAAGTAATTTATACGAATGGTGCGGTTAGTTGTGAGACAGAAGCAAGTATTGAGTTTGAGGCAGATGAAGAATTATTTGGATTTCTCCTGGCTGATAAAAAATTGAATTGCAGATTGGACAGCATTACACTCAAAGTAAATATGGCCACTGGGAGTGGGGATTATTCCTATCGGTGGTCTCCGGATTCTTTGATTTTGTTGGGTAAGAATACGGAATCAGTTTTGGTCAATCAGGCAACAAATTACAGTGTAACTGTGACAGACAATTTTTCAGGTTGTAGCCTTGAAATACAATTGGCTGTGACTCCTGATACGCTCAGACCTATAGCAAGTATCGTGGGTGATAGTATGCTCAATTGTCTAAGGACCCAGGTACATTTATTTGCACCATCCAAAGACAGTTTGAAATACAACTTTGAATGGATCTTACCCAATCAAAGCCGGCTTCAGGATAGCACACAAATCATTTCCTCTTTTCCCGGAAATTATCGTCTTATTTTGACGGATACCAACAATCATTGCAGAGACACTGCCTACTGGAATGTCGGTTTGGATACATTGAACCCGCGCTTAGAATTGGGTCCTGATTTGGAGATTGACTGTTCGAATCGCCAATTCAGTGTAACCAATTTAGTTTCCAATTCTCCCGGTAACTATAAATTTCATTGGCGATTTGACACAACTTCACTTCCCATAGAAAATAGTTTGCTTCCAAAAGTAGTTGACTCAGCTGGTAAAGTGAGCCTAAGGCTGATCAACGTAAACAATGGATGTGAATCGATTGACAGTTTATTTATAACAGATCGGAGGGATATACCCTTTGTAGATGCCGGACCGGACACTTTGATTAATTGCAGAAATTCGAGCGTTCAGTTGAAAGCAGATGTCGATCCAAGGGATTCTGTCCAATTTACCTGGACCACAATGGGTGGGAATATTCTGACAGGATCCTTTTCAGATTCTATTTTGGTCAATCAAAAGGGTTGGTATTTTCTGCAAGTATTCAATCCAAAGAATGGATGCATCAATTCAGATTCTGTTTTTGTCGATGTAGACAAAGTTCTCCCATCGGTTGTCTTGGGACCCGATCAGATTTTTGCCTGTAAAGACAGTGTGCTGACCATTGATGCTTCGGCAAGTACCTCAGATCCGGAAATTACATATTTATGGAAAACATCAAATGGCCTTATTCTTTCTGGTAATGGAACTCCACAAATACAAGCAGGTGCACCCGGACTCTATTGGTTAATATTAATCAACGAAAAAACCGGATGCAGCGATTCTGCAATGATTAATTTGATGGCAGATCAAAACAAGCCGGTGGTTTCCATTTCTCCTCCAGACACTTTGAACTGTATCCAAAAGATGATACAGCTCCACGCAACAGCTTTTTCAAATAACAATAACTCATTGGATATCGTTTGGACCGGTCCTGTTGGATCAGTTATTGACCCTGTTGATTCTCTTCACCCCTTAATTTCTCATTCTGGAATATATTATTTGTTGGTCACAGACCAAACAAACGGATGTACGTCGATTGCAAGCATCGAAGTAAGAATAGATACCCTTGCTCCAATTGCTACAGCAGGGCCAGATCAAGTTTGGAATTGCTCAAGCTCACAAGTCCGGTTGCATGGATCAGGAATGGCAAGTCATTTCGATTTAGTTTATAATTGGAGTACTTCAGATGGTCTTATTCTCAGCAATCCAAACCTGGATTCAATTTTGGTCAAGGGACCTGGGTTGTTTTCATTCAGGGTTCTGGATCGCAGAAATGGATGTATTGCGATCGATCAATTGGAGTTAATACCAGACCTGGATACCCCAGTTTTGAATATTGTATTTCCAGATACATTGACTTGTTTAAACACCCAAGTTTTATTGCAGGCAAATGCAATGGCTCATTCTGGTTCTGCCATGTATTTTTGGAGCACCACAAATGGTAATATTCTCTCAGGAGCCAATACGCCAAATGCAATGGTGGACAAGGCAGGTATGTATAGGATTCAGATTACGGATTCAGGAAATTTTTGTAATACGGAGAAATGGGTTACGGTGCATGAGGATAAATTAATACCCCAATTTCAAATACTAAAACCACAAGAGTTAAATTGTTCGAATGCAAGTGTTCAATTGATTGCCCAAATCACAGCTCCATTGTCGGGATACAATCTAAATTGGTTTACCCTGGATGGGAATTTGATCCGTGGTGTAGATTCTTTAATTTCAATCGCGGACAAAGTGGGGAAATATTATTTAAAAATGACAAATCGGTCGAATGGGTGTGAGAATATCGACAGTGTTGATGTTTTTGAGAACCTCAATGTACCCGTTGAAATTTTGATCGATGTGGACCAACCCAGATGTACGGGTGAACCAGGCAGTCTTTCCATTTTACAAATAGTCGGAGGTGTAGGTCCGTTTGAATATTTTTTGAATGGAAAAGCAATCCAACCCCCAAATATTCCAGCATTGAATACTGGTTGGTACAATTTGACGATTCGGGATGTAAACGGTTGTGATTTGAGAAGAGATTTTGAAATTTTAAATGGTTCAACCATTGGAATTCAACTTCTGCCATCTGTTAAAATAAACGAAGGAGATCAGTATTCCATTAAACCGGTTTTCTCGATTCCTTTGGATTCTATTTCCTGGATTCAGTGGACTCCATCTGAACACTTAAGTTGTACCAGTTGCCCGGAACCCGAAATCATAGGATTGAAAGATGAGAAAAGGTACACCATCACATTCGCCAATCACCACGGATGCACAGCCACGGCTAGCATTTTGATAGAAATTATCAAAAGAGAGGTATGGGTACCCAATGCATTTAGTCCAAATGGCGATGGAGTGAACGATGGTTTTTATCCGGTGGTTACGGAGGACAGCTATCATCTGATCAGGTCAATGAGTATCTATGATCGTTGGGGTGCATTGATTTTTAGTAAATCCAACTTTCCGCCCAATCTCCCTGATGAAGGGTGGGATGGAAGGTTTAATGGTACACCACTGATGCCGGGAGTGTATGTGTACTTGATTGAATTGGAATGGAAAAATGGAGAGACACAATGGCTTAAAGGGGACATACATCTCATCCGGTAG